GGATGACTGGACGAATACTGCTATGAATAACGATATCATGCCTAACCAAATACCACATACTGTACACGTTTCAACCAGGGCGTCTTCTTtttccctccttctgcttctagATTCATCTCTCTCACTCGATCCTGCTCGTCGAAGATAATCGCCGGCGAGAAATCCATCTCGCTGCCTTTGACAATCCTCGTCTTAAACCACCACTGTAGCACGTTAATATCTCTCCCGCATTCTCAAAAAGCTTTATGGCATAAAGCAGACAGATAGACACTCACCTTATAGACAAAGTAATCAAAAAAGAACAACGGCGCCGCAAGATACGTCGAGAAAAAGCTCTTCGCAGACCCCTTCTCCCCGAACGGGAAACAGGCAAGGTAGAACTCACACCCGAATATAAacaggacgatgacgagacTAAAGTATTGCGCATAGGGGGTTAATAGGCCCTTAAACGGTAGATCGCGGAGATTCTTCCCTTGGACGCGCAGACCCTGTCGGAAGCGAAGATGCGCGATGTAGATTGAGGCCCACTGGAAGAGCGTGGCGATTGCGACCTGCAAGAAAGAATTATGGTATTAGTGACAGGGAAGTGATCTATATATGAAATGGCCTACCAAAGACGAAAACCACCCGTAGACAATGATCCCCGTGCTATCAACATTCAGGTAACAAAGCCCGCCGCCCAGGACCAGGCAGATCGCAATCGAGACAAACGGCCTCCCACTTTTATCCTTTTTGCCAAAGAACCCATGGATGATATGCAGATCCGACAGGGCCGTGAGACTGCGACTAGCAACATATACACTTGTAATACCGCAGCTGATGACACTCAGGAAAATGAATCCGTTTATTGCGTGCGCCAGGCCCCAGACATCAGCGCGCTTAAGCGCAATCACGAACGGACTTCCCAGGGTTCCACTGCcgtcgacgagatccggGTCGTTGTAAGGAACGCACATGCCAACGAGCCAGATattgacgacgaagaaggtgAACATGCGCCAGAAGACGGGGCGGACGGTCTTCTTGATTGTGTGTCTGGGGTCGGCGACTTCGCCAGCTATGACTGCGATGTGCTCGCCTGGGAGTGTG
This sequence is a window from Aspergillus puulaauensis MK2 DNA, chromosome 6, nearly complete sequence. Protein-coding genes within it:
- a CDS encoding uncharacterized protein (COG:E;~EggNog:ENOG410Q22P;~InterPro:IPR004841;~PFAM:PF13520,PF00324;~TransMembrane:12 (i57-74o80-101i128-147o167-189i201-228o248-270i282-304o334-354i381-399o405-430i451-475o487-505i);~go_component: GO:0016020 - membrane [Evidence IEA];~go_process: GO:0055085 - transmembrane transport [Evidence IEA]), giving the protein MGDALKSVGHDMESKDAVNAQADIERVATTSTEIKGCATAINPDDVGYHRSLTRRKVMMMTFGAGIGTGLWVGTGQALYYAGPAGLAITYTLTAIIVYAQYSSIGEMTTYMPVHGGFIRQCSEFVDPAFGFAIGINFWFAWVMIIPAEITAAVSVLQFWEQTSALPLAAYITIFLAVMAFANVFHVRVYGYIEYYMSFIKCVAVVLMIFFMFIMTSGGIAATNGPIIFHYWKSPGAFHNGIKGIAKSFVQAAFSFGGGEHIAVIAGEVADPRHTIKKTVRPVFWRMFTFFVVNIWLVGMCVPYNDPDLVDGSGTLGSPFVIALKRADVWGLAHAINGFIFLSVISCGITSVYVASRSLTALSDLHIIHGFFGKKDKSGRPFVSIAICLVLGGGLCYLNVDSTGIIVYGWFSSLVAIATLFQWASIYIAHLRFRQGLRVQGKNLRDLPFKGLLTPYAQYFSLVIVLFIFGCEFYLACFPFGEKGSAKSFFSTYLAAPLFFFDYFVYKWWFKTRIVKGSEMDFSPAIIFDEQDRVREMNLEAEGGKKKTPWLKRVQYVVFG